ATTTCCCAATGTATAAGACTTTTCACCTGGAGTTATGATGCTAAGGTGATCTAATTTCAGATCCTTCATAGCAATGTTCATTGATTTTGTTATTTTTGGAGCTTCAGAATATTTGAATTCATAACCAATACGTTGACTTCCTTTAGTAACTAATAAATCGAGCTCGGCACCTTTTTCCGTAGCCCAAAAATAAAACTCATACAAATCATTGTCGTATGAATGTACCAGATTTTCTAAAGCATATCCTTCCCAGGATGCACCACATTTAGGATGTGTAAGAATAGCATTATCAGACACTCCAAGTAACGTGTGCAAAATTCCACTATCCCGTATATATAATTTTGGACGCTTAACCTGTCGCTTAGATATATTTTCAAACCATGGCTTTAACTGCCGGATCATAAAGCAACTCTCTAGAATATCCATATAACGTTTAATGGTTTTATCGGTCATATCTAGAGATCGCGATAGTTCAGAGACGTTAGCAATTTGTCCATGATAGTGAGCGAGCATGCTCCACAGTCTTCTCATATTGCTGGGAACTGTTTGTATTCCCATCATGGAAAGATCACGCTCAAGAAAGTTTTGAATATAATTAATTCGCCATTTTTCACTTTGAGAATAAGAGGGCGCTAAAAACGATTTTGGGAAACCCCCAAGCACCCAATGTTTATGCATATCGTTCACTTCATTGAGCAGAAAAGGAGGGAGTTCAATATAAGCGATACGTCCTGCTAAGGTTTCACTACTTTGCTGGATAAGGTCTTGTGACGCACTTCCTAAGATAAGAAATTTTTTATCAGAGTTATCGACTAAAAATCGTAAGTAAGGAAATAAATCAGGTCTTCTTTGAATTTCATCAATAACAATGGTTCCATTT
The sequence above is drawn from the Candidatus Nucleicultrix amoebiphila FS5 genome and encodes:
- a CDS encoding ATP-binding protein, with product MIQRSYYLHQIHDAFEQHSVCAILGPRQCGKTTLAKFYVQELKEVHIFDLENPQDLAMLESPSLTLPPLNGTIVIDEIQRRPDLFPYLRFLVDNSDKKFLILGSASQDLIQQSSETLAGRIAYIELPPFLLNEVNDMHKHWVLGGFPKSFLAPSYSQSEKWRINYIQNFLERDLSMMGIQTVPSNMRRLWSMLAHYHGQIANVSELSRSLDMTDKTIKRYMDILESCFMIRQLKPWFENISKRQVKRPKLYIRDSGILHTLLGVSDNAILTHPKCGASWEGYALENLVHSYDNDLYEFYFWATEKGAELDLLVTKGSQRIGYEFKYSEAPKITKSMNIAMKDLKLDHLSIITPGEKSYTLGNNINVTSLKEAINRSFRADHET